The Epinephelus lanceolatus isolate andai-2023 chromosome 14, ASM4190304v1, whole genome shotgun sequence genome has a window encoding:
- the LOC117249588 gene encoding trace amine-associated receptor 9-like translates to MEEAELCFPQVNTSCRKTSRPHLEATVTLSVLSCITMLTMVLNLLVITSISHFRQLHTTTNFVLLSLAVADFIVGLVPMPAEIIVYRGCWILGDIMCVVYDFSSFLAVSASVGNMVLISVDRYIAICDPMFYSTKVTVKRVQLCICLCWIFSAVHSSWMLRDSLKQPGRYISCYGECASVVNYIDGAVDLVVTFLGPFLVIIVLYMRVFVVAVTQARAMRSQTAADTLQRSKPITAKKSEMKAARTLGIVVVAFIVCSCPYYCFTVAAENNLVGASSGTIELWLMYFNSCLNPVIYVFFYPWFRKAIKHIVTLQILKPGSSEANIV, encoded by the exons ATGGAGGAGGCTGAACTCTGCTTTCCCCAAGTCAACACCTCCTGCAGGAAGACAAGTCGCCCTCACTTGGAGGCCACAGTCACTCTCAGTGTGCTGTCCTGCATCACTATGCTCACTATGGTTCTTAACCTGCTGGTCATCACCTCTATCTCCCACTTCAG GCAGCTTCACACCACCACCAACTTCGTCCTCCTGTCTCTGGCTGTTGCAGACTTCATTGTCGGTTTGGTGCCAATGCCAGCTGAAATCATCGTCTACAGAGGTTGTTGGATTCTAGGTGACATAATGTGTGTTGTGTATGACTTTTCATCTTTCTTAGCTGTCAGTGCATCAGTAGGAAACATGGTTCTCATATCGGTTGACCGCTACATTGCTATTTGCGACCCCATGTTTTACTCCACCAAAGTCACTGTGAAAAGAGTTCAACTCTGCATTTGTCTGTGTTGGATATTTTCTGCTGTTCATAGCAGTTGGATGCTGAGGGATTCGTTGAAACAGCCAGGCAGGTATATCTCCTGTTATGGAGAGTGTGCAAGTGTAGTTAATTATATTGATGGAGCTGTTGACCTTGTTGTGACCTTTTTGGGCCCCTTTCTTGTCATCATAGTTTTGTATATGAGAGTGTTTGTGGTAGCTGTGACTCAGGCTCGTGCCATGCGCTCCCAAACTGCAGCTGATACACTTCAGCGTTCAAAGCCAATAACTGCTAAGAAATCTGAGATGAAAGCAGCCAGAACTCTTGGTATTGTTGTAGTTGCGTTTATTGTGTGCTCCTGTCCATATTATTGTTTCACTGTTGCAGCTGAGAACAACTTGGTTGGGGCGTCATCTGGAACGATCGAACTTTGGCTGATGTATTTTAATTCCTGTCTAAACCCTGTGATATATGTCTTTTTCTATCCCTGGTTCAGGAAAGCTattaaacacattgtaacacttCAGATACTGAAGCCTGGCTCCTCTGAGGCTAACATAGTGTAG
- the LOC144466831 gene encoding trace amine-associated receptor 8a-like, with product MEEAELCFPQVNTSCRKTSRPHLEATVTLSVLSCITMLTMVLNLLVITSISHFRQLHTTTNFILLSLAVADFLVGLVLIPAEIIIYRGCWILGDIMCVVYYFSAFFAVSASVGNMVLISADRYIAICDPMFYSTKVTVKKVQLCICLCWIFSAVHSSWMLRDFLKQPGRYNSCYGECVIVVNYIEGAVDLVVTFLGPFLVIIILYMRVFVVAVSQARVMRSRITADTLQRSNTVTAKKSEMKAARTLGIVVVVFIVCNCPYYCFTVAAENNLAGASSGNIELWLVYFNSCLNPVIYVFFYTWFRKAIKHIVTLQILKPGSSEANIV from the exons ATGGAGGAGGCTGAACTCTGCTTTCCCCAAGTCAACACCTCCTGCAGGAAGACAAGTCGCCCTCACTTGGAGGCCACAGTCACTCTCAGTGTGCTGTCCTGCATCACTATGCTCACTATGGTTCTTAACCTGCTGGTCATCACCTCTATCTCCCACTTCAG GCAGCTTCACACCACCACCAacttcatcctcctctctctggctgttGCTGACTTCCTTGTCGGTTTGGTGCTAATACCAGCTGAAATCATCATCTATAGAGGTTGTTGGATTCTGGGTGACATAATGTGTGTTGTGTATTACTTTTCAGCTTTCTTTGCTGTCAGTGCATCAGTAGGAAACATGGTTCTCATATCAGCTGACCGCTACATTGCTATTTGTGACCCCATGTTTTACTCCACCAAAGTCACTGTGAAAAAAGTTCAACTCTGCATTTGTCTATGTTGGATATTTTCTGCTGTTCACAGTAGTTGGATGCTGAGGGATTTCTTGAAACAGCCAGGCAGGTATAACTCCTGTTATGGAGAGTGTGTAATTGTAGTTAATTATATTGAAGGAGCTGTTGACCTTGTTGTGACCTTTTTGGGCCCCTTTCTTGTCATCATAATTTTGTATATGAGAGTGTTTGTAGTGGCTGTGTCTCAGGCTCGTGTCATGCGCTCTCGCATTACAGCTGATACACTTCAGCGTTCAAATACAGTAACTGCTAAGAAATCTGAGATGAAAGCAGCCAGGACTCTTGGTattgttgtagttgtgtttattgtgtgcaACTGTCCATATTATTGTTTCACTGTTGCAGCTGAGAACAACTTGGCTGGGGCGTCATCTGGAAACATTGAACTTTGGCTGGTGTATTTTAATTCCTGTCTCAACCCTGTGATATATGTATTTTTCTATACCTGGTTCAGGAAAGCTattaaacacattgtaacacttCAGATACTGAAGCCTGGCTCCTCTGAGGCTAATATAGTGTAG
- the LOC117249605 gene encoding trace amine-associated receptor 9-like, whose protein sequence is MEEAELCFPQVNTSCRKTSRPHLEATVTLSVLSCITMLTMVLNLLVITSISHFRQLHTTTNFILLSLAVADFIVGFLQMPAEILLYRGCWTLGDLICAANYFLGVLTVSVSVGNMVLISADRYIAICDPMFYSTKVTVKRVRLCICLCWIFSAVHSSWMLRDLLKQPGRYNSCYGECVIVVNYIEGAIDLVVTFFAPILVIIVLYMRVFVVAVSQARAMRSHITAVKAQRSKKITAKKSEMKAVRTLGIVVVVFLVCFSPYYCLSVAAENNLVGVSTAVIQIWLMYFNSCLNPVIYAFFYPWFRKAIKHIVTLQILKPGSSEANIV, encoded by the exons ATGGAGGAGGCTGAACTCTGCTTTCCACAAGTCAACACCTCCTGCAGGAAGACAAGTCGCCCTCACTTGGAGGCCACAGTCACTCTCAGTGTGCTGTCCTGCATCACTATGCTCACTATGGTTCTTAACCTGCTGGTCATCACCTCTATCTCCCACTTCAG GCAGCTTCACACCACCACCAACTTCATCCTCCTGTCTCTGGCTGTTGCAGACTTCATTGTGGGTTTCTTGCAGATGCCAGCTGAAATCCTCCTCTATCGAGGTTGTTGGACTCTGGGTGACTTAATATGTGCTGCAAATTACTTTTTAGGTGTCCTTACTGTGAGTGTTTCAGTAGGAAACATGGTTCTCATATCAGCTGACCGCTACATTGCTATTTGTGACCCCATGTTTTACTCCACCAAAGTCACTGTGAAAAGAGTTCGACTCTGCATTTGTCTGTGTTGGATATTTTCTGCTGTTCACAGCAGTTGGATGCTGAGGGATTTATTGAAACAGCCAGGCAGGTATAACTCCTGTTATGGAGAGTGTGTAATTGTAGTTAATTATATTGAAGGAGCTATTGACCTTGTTGTGACCTTTTTTGCTCCCATTCTTGTCATCATAGTTTTGTATATGAGAGTGTTTGTAGTAGCTGTGAGTCAGGCTCGTGCCATGCGCTCCCACATTACAGCTGTCAAAGCACAACGTTCAAAGAAAATAACTGCCAAGAAATCTGAGATGAAAGCAGTCAGAACTCTTGGTattgttgtagttgtgtttctTGTGTGCTTCTCTCCTTATTATTGTTTAAGTGTTGCAGCTGAGAACAACTTGGTAGGGGTGTCAACTGCAGTAATTCAAATTTGGCTGATGTATTTTAACTCCTGTCTAAACCCTGTGATCTATGCCTTTTTCTACCCCTGGTTCAGGAAAGCTattaaacacattgtaacacttCAGATACTAAAGCCTGGCTCCTCTGAGGCTAACATAGTGTAG